A window of the Salmo trutta chromosome 25, fSalTru1.1, whole genome shotgun sequence genome harbors these coding sequences:
- the LOC115162330 gene encoding transforming growth factor beta-3 proprotein-like, whose product MHLGKALLFFLLLNCVTMTLSLSTCTTVDIDHIKKKRVEAIRGQILSKLRLTSPPQTVGPNQVPFQVLALYNSTKELIEELGRDRQQSCGQDNTETEYYAKEIYKFNMINGPPENNDLPYCPKGITSKVFRFNVSAMEKNSTNLFRAEFRALRVPNSSAKRNEQRIELYQILRPDDHIAKQRYIGGKNALTKGMPEWVSFDVTDTVREWLMYRETNLGLEISVHCPCHTFNPNGDIIENINEVLDVKFKGVEGDYDESRWDLGSRLKKQKEQLFPHLILMMLPPHRLDAQSSSRRRKRALDTNYCFSNYEENCCVRPLYIDFRQHLGWRWIHEPKGYYANFCSGPCPYLRSADTTHSSMLSLYNTLNPEASASPCCVPQDLEPLTILYYVGRTPKVEQLSNMIVKSCKCS is encoded by the exons ATGCATTTGGGCAAAGCACTTCTGTTTTTCCTCCTGTTGAACTGTGTGACCATGACTTTGTCACTATCCACTTGCACCACTGTGGACATAGACCACATAAAGAAAAAGAGAGTAGAGGCAATCCGAGGACAGATTCTCAGTAAACTTCGACTGACCAGCCCGCCGCAGACAGTGGGTCCGAATCAGGTACCGTTTCAGGTGCTGGCGCTCTATAACAGTACGAAGGAGCTGATCGAGGAgttggggagagacagacagcaaagtTGTGGACAGGATAACACGGAGACTGAATATTACGCCAAAGAGATTTACAAGTTCAATATGATTAATGGACCACCAGAAAACA ATGACCTTCCCTACTGCCCCAAGGGCATCACCTCCAAGGTGTTCCGCTTCAATGTCTCGGCCATGGAGAAGAACTCCACCAACCTCTTCAGAGCCGAGTTCCGAGCCCTTCGTGTCCCCAACTCTAGCGCCAAGAGGAACGAGCAGAGGATTGAGCTCTACCAG ATCCTGCGGCCAGACGACCACATAGCCAAGCAGCGCTACATTGGGGGCAAGAACGCCCTGACCAAAGGAATGCCAGAGTGGGTCTCCTTCGATGTCACAGACACAGTCAGGGAATGGCTCATGTACCGAG AGACCAACCTGGGCCTGGAGATCAGTGTGCACTGCCCCTGCCACACCTTCAACCCCAATGGTGACATCATCGAAAACATCAACGAGGTGCTAGATGTCAAGTTCAAAG GTGTGGAGGGTGACTACGATGAGAGCCGCTGGGACCTGGGCAGCAGACTGAAGAAGCAGAAGGAGCAGCTCTTCCCTCACCTCATCCTCATGATGCTGCCCCCTCACAGGCTAGACGCTCAGTCCTCATCCCGCAGACGCAAGAGAGCCCTGGACACCAACTACTGCTTCTC TAACTATGAGGAGAACTGCTGTGTACGACCCCTCTACATTGACTTCCGCCAGCACCTGGGCTGGAGGTGGATCCACGAGCCGAAGGGATACTATGCCAACTTCTGCTCCGGGCCCTGCCCTTACCTACGGAGCgcagacaccacacacagctCG ATGCTGAGTCTGTACAACACCCTGAACCCTGAGGCGTCTGCCTCTCCCTGCTGTGTGCCTCAGGACCTGGAGCCCCTCACCATCCTCTACTACGTGGGCCGCACCCCCAAGGTGGAGCAGCTCTCCAACATGATCGTCAAGTCCTGCAAGTGCAGCTAA